A stretch of the Musa acuminata AAA Group cultivar baxijiao chromosome BXJ2-7, Cavendish_Baxijiao_AAA, whole genome shotgun sequence genome encodes the following:
- the LOC135616564 gene encoding growth-regulating factor 1-like isoform X2, whose translation MHPPLQPQYERLGLREPSLEASVRFPVIMSGMSSSYPFTPSQWQELEQQRLFYRYMVSGIPNPWDLSLRIRRSFLLEPTTMISPTVAYPPHLHLCWGRVRLGVGREGEDTEPGRCRRTDGKKWRCSKEAFPGSKYCEKHMHRGKNRSRKPVEMSLADNLSTTAQPPSSFSSTTTKSSTSNTPCHHHPYHLPVPAPEVSSFQTCPSSKSQHNTPTYNSADNAYRYQHGMKSVDEHFSEAAGGERKNSSRFRPLGMNSLVGKGHMAFVPQQSTSSHSRIDLPREEKPQHCFVLGTDLKLEKPATVEAKQKPLLHFLDERPTTSNTLCLDSKADHSKTQLSISIPVAYHDFPAFKSGFNREWT comes from the exons ATGCATCCGCCGTTGCAACCCCAATATGAAAGACTCGGCCTGCGGGAACCATCTCTTGAAGCTTCTGTTAGGTTTCCTGTGATCATGAGTGGCATGAGCAGTAGTTACCCCTTCACTCCATCTCAATGGCAGGAGCTGGAGCAGCAGAGACTCTTCTACAGATACATGGTCTCGGGCATCCCCAACCCTTGGGATCTCAGCCTTCGGATCAGGAGGAGCTTCTTGTTGGAACCCACCACCATGATCTCACCAACAGTAGCCTACCCTCCCCACCTTCACT TGTGTTGGGGCAGAGTTCGACTGGGCGTTGGCAGGGAAGGAGAGGATACAGAACCAGGGAGGTGCAGAAGAACAGATGGGAAGAAGTGGAGGTGCTCTAAGGAGGCCTTCCCAGGCTCCAAGTACTGTGAGAAGCACATGCACAGAGGCAAGAACCGCTCAAGAAAGCCAGTCGAGATGTCTTTGGCCGACAACCTCTCCACCACTGCCCAGCCGCCttcctccttctcctccaccaccaccaaatCCTCCACCTCCAATACCCCCTGTCATCACCATCCTTATCATCTCCCTGTCCCGGCACCAGAAGTTTCCAGTTTCCAGACGTGTCCCTCTTCAAAATCTCAGCATAACACACCAACCTACAACTCAGCTGACAATGCCTACAG GTACCAGCACGGAATGAAGAGCGTTGATGAACACTTCTCAGAAGCTGCAGGAGGTGAAAGGAAGAATTCTTCGCGATTTAGGCCGCTGGGAATGAATTCTTTGGTTGGAAAAGGACACATGGCCTTCGTTCCTCAGCAAAGCACTTCCTCCCACTCCAGAATAGATCTTCCAAGGGAAGAAAAACCACAACATTGCTTCGTTTTGGGTACTGACCTCAAGCTGGAGAAACCTGCAACAGTGGAGGCCAAACAGAAGCCCCTTCTCCATTTCTTGGATGAGCGGCCTACGACGAGCAACACCTTGTGCTTGGATTCCAAGGCAGATCATTCCAAGACCCAGCTTTCCATCTCCATCCCAGTGGCCTATCATGACTTCCCGGCCTTCAAATCTGGATTCAACAGAG AATGGACCTGA
- the LOC135616564 gene encoding growth-regulating factor 1-like isoform X1: MHPPLQPQYERLGLREPSLEASVRFPVIMSGMSSSYPFTPSQWQELEQQRLFYRYMVSGIPNPWDLSLRIRRSFLLEPTTMISPTVAYPPHLHLCWGRVRLGVGREGEDTEPGRCRRTDGKKWRCSKEAFPGSKYCEKHMHRGKNRSRKPVEMSLADNLSTTAQPPSSFSSTTTKSSTSNTPCHHHPYHLPVPAPEVSSFQTCPSSKSQHNTPTYNSADNAYRYQHGMKSVDEHFSEAAGGERKNSSRFRPLGMNSLVGKGHMAFVPQQSTSSHSRIDLPREEKPQHCFVLGTDLKLEKPATVEAKQKPLLHFLDERPTTSNTLCLDSKADHSKTQLSISIPVAYHDFPAFKSGFNRGARTCHC; the protein is encoded by the exons ATGCATCCGCCGTTGCAACCCCAATATGAAAGACTCGGCCTGCGGGAACCATCTCTTGAAGCTTCTGTTAGGTTTCCTGTGATCATGAGTGGCATGAGCAGTAGTTACCCCTTCACTCCATCTCAATGGCAGGAGCTGGAGCAGCAGAGACTCTTCTACAGATACATGGTCTCGGGCATCCCCAACCCTTGGGATCTCAGCCTTCGGATCAGGAGGAGCTTCTTGTTGGAACCCACCACCATGATCTCACCAACAGTAGCCTACCCTCCCCACCTTCACT TGTGTTGGGGCAGAGTTCGACTGGGCGTTGGCAGGGAAGGAGAGGATACAGAACCAGGGAGGTGCAGAAGAACAGATGGGAAGAAGTGGAGGTGCTCTAAGGAGGCCTTCCCAGGCTCCAAGTACTGTGAGAAGCACATGCACAGAGGCAAGAACCGCTCAAGAAAGCCAGTCGAGATGTCTTTGGCCGACAACCTCTCCACCACTGCCCAGCCGCCttcctccttctcctccaccaccaccaaatCCTCCACCTCCAATACCCCCTGTCATCACCATCCTTATCATCTCCCTGTCCCGGCACCAGAAGTTTCCAGTTTCCAGACGTGTCCCTCTTCAAAATCTCAGCATAACACACCAACCTACAACTCAGCTGACAATGCCTACAG GTACCAGCACGGAATGAAGAGCGTTGATGAACACTTCTCAGAAGCTGCAGGAGGTGAAAGGAAGAATTCTTCGCGATTTAGGCCGCTGGGAATGAATTCTTTGGTTGGAAAAGGACACATGGCCTTCGTTCCTCAGCAAAGCACTTCCTCCCACTCCAGAATAGATCTTCCAAGGGAAGAAAAACCACAACATTGCTTCGTTTTGGGTACTGACCTCAAGCTGGAGAAACCTGCAACAGTGGAGGCCAAACAGAAGCCCCTTCTCCATTTCTTGGATGAGCGGCCTACGACGAGCAACACCTTGTGCTTGGATTCCAAGGCAGATCATTCCAAGACCCAGCTTTCCATCTCCATCCCAGTGGCCTATCATGACTTCCCGGCCTTCAAATCTGGATTCAACAGAGGTGCACGCACTTGCCACTGCTAA